A region of Thermovibrio ammonificans HB-1 DNA encodes the following proteins:
- a CDS encoding adenylate kinase family protein, producing the protein MRITITGTPGTGKSTVAKLLAERLKLPLFELSRLVREEKLYSELDDERNALVVDPEKLKSYFENRNAFIAEGLVAHLIPADLLVILRASPETVRKRLAPRNYPPAKVEENVEAERFAVIATEALENPLAERVIHIDTTNRIPEQVAELIERAVKGEEIFEDVDWLETEGNSG; encoded by the coding sequence CGGGAACCGGCAAAAGCACCGTTGCAAAGCTGCTGGCAGAAAGGCTGAAACTGCCGCTGTTTGAGCTCTCCCGACTCGTAAGGGAGGAGAAGCTCTACAGCGAGCTGGACGACGAGCGCAACGCCTTGGTTGTAGACCCCGAAAAACTGAAAAGTTACTTTGAAAACAGAAACGCCTTCATAGCCGAGGGGCTCGTTGCCCACCTTATACCTGCAGACCTCCTTGTGATACTGAGGGCCTCTCCGGAAACGGTAAGGAAGCGGCTGGCTCCGAGGAACTACCCGCCGGCCAAGGTAGAGGAGAACGTAGAGGCGGAGAGGTTTGCCGTAATAGCAACCGAAGCCCTTGAGAACCCGCTGGCGGAAAGGGTTATCCACATAGACACCACAAACAGAATCCCCGAGCAGGTGGCAGAGCTCATAGAGCGGGCAGTAAAGGGAGAGGAGATATTTGAAGATGTTGACTGGCTGGAAACAGAGGGAAATAGCGGTTAA